One Poecilia reticulata strain Guanapo linkage group LG19, Guppy_female_1.0+MT, whole genome shotgun sequence genomic window carries:
- the gch2 gene encoding GTP cyclohydrolase 2 — protein MNSHCNGKVGETAVEEFHCNNGFNDLIIDTKKSAVVHRKHEVSRKETEDESRLPVLEAAYTSILRHLGEDTDRDGLLRTPLRAAKAIQFLTKGYHETIDDILNNAIFDEDHDEMVIVKDIDVFSLCEHHLVPFFGKVHIGYIPNKKVVGLSKLARIVEIFSRRLQVQERLTKQIAMGICDALQPKGVAVVVEAAHMCMVMRGVQKMNSRTVTSTMLGVYLEDPKTREEFLALAMRA, from the exons ATGAATTCTCACTGCAACGGGAAAGTCGGAGAAACCGCGGTGGAGGAGTTCCACTGCAACAATGGCTTCAACGACCTCATCATCGACACCAAGAAGTCCGCCGTGGTCCACCGCAAGCATGAGGTGTCCCGCAAGGAGACCGAGGACGAGTCCCGCTTACCCGTGCTGGAGGCCGCCTACACCAGCATCCTGAGGCACCTGGGAGAGGACACGGACCGGGATGGTCTGTTGCGCACGCCGCTGCGCGCCGCCAAGGCCATCCAGTTCCTCACCAAGGGCTACCATGAGACCATTGATG ACATCCTGAACAACGCCATATTTGACGAGGACCACGATGAGATGGTGATTGTGAAGGACATAGATGTGTTTTCCCTGTGCGAACATCATTTGGTACCATTTTTTGGAAAG gTTCACATTGGCTACATCCCAAACAAAAAAGTGGTGGGACTCAGCAAGCTGGCAAG GATTGTGGAGATCTTCAGCCGCCGTCTTCAGG ttcAAGAGCGTCTGACGAAGCAGATCGCCATGGGAATATGTGATGCGCTGCAGCCGAAAGGTGTGGCTGTAGTTGTAGAAGCAGC TCACATGTGCATGGTGATGCGCGGTGTCCAGAAGATGAACAGCCGCACGGTGACGAGCACCATGCTGGGAGTTTACCTTGAGGACCCCAAGACCCGGGAGGAGTTCCTGGCTCTAGCGATGCGCGCCTAA
- the cript gene encoding cysteine-rich PDZ-binding protein yields the protein MVCEKCEKKLGKVITPDTWKDGARNTTESGGRKLNENKMLTSKKARFDPYSKTGFAICRICKSSVHQAGSHYCQGCAYKKGICAMCGKKVLDTKNYRQTSV from the exons ATGGTTTGTGAAAAAT GTGAGAAGAAGCTTGGCAAAGTTATCACTCCGGACACTTGGAAGGATGGAGCTCGGAATACAACAG AAAGTGGAGGCCGCaagttgaatgaaaacaaaatgctgacaTCTAAAAAAGCAAG gTTTGACCCTTACAGCAAGACGGGCTTTGCTATCTGCAGGATCTGCAAGAGCTCGGTTCATCAAGCTGGGTCTCACTACTGCCAGGGCTGCGCTTACAAGAAAG GAATCTGTGCCATGTGCGGAAAGAAGGTTCTGGACACCAAGAACTACAGGCAGACATCTGTGTGA